The Thermoclostridium stercorarium subsp. stercorarium DSM 8532 genome contains a region encoding:
- a CDS encoding histidine kinase N-terminal 7TM domain-containing protein yields MNKAGVLIQVICAVLAGMILAYLFANGRRCKTTYSYMLCIGLLLFWNIAEIMLLMSENLKQEMLALKIKFVPVVYIGVSWLNFCLTIANKKIVKHRLYKYIIILFPAVCYAFLLTNEFHRLFYKEVIFGIRMVRGPVFWIHTVESYFCIITGTVVLINRLRKVEKSLDKKVLFALSLFIPLTANILMLADVLPIRGFDVTAQLLLVTLVITGVVVYQKKFLNLIPVAARHFIENMSDGIVIIDNENTIVGLNDAVNWIMPELKLNIYDSAVKLSEYIRNSADGEMRDKVADAIELPAEACPVKGNLEIAGVNVSVEIGVLRGFNQSFNGKIVIFEDRSEEHKLLNEIKNKNILLTHVNERLLQVNKMLSEANHRLEQYSRTAEELAVARERNRMGREVHDTVGHTLTLLIAMAENIRSKLQDEQEELKKMIDKSIEISKEALNDIRNYLKGQYAGSFKNTGLDEWLKDLSNDHIASGVKIDVSIDESLSEIDTARAMAIYRICQESVTNAIRHGHAKTVNIIIKSNSGGIKLYIIDDGKGCSEIVKGYGLTGMEERVARFGGTISFGSDGENGFSVIAYIPV; encoded by the coding sequence ATGAACAAGGCAGGCGTTTTAATACAGGTAATATGCGCCGTGCTGGCCGGCATGATTCTGGCTTACCTGTTTGCCAACGGAAGGCGGTGCAAAACAACCTACAGTTACATGCTGTGTATTGGCTTGCTTCTTTTCTGGAACATTGCTGAAATTATGCTTCTGATGTCCGAAAACCTGAAACAGGAAATGCTGGCGCTTAAAATCAAATTTGTGCCGGTGGTCTATATAGGCGTAAGCTGGCTGAATTTCTGCCTGACAATAGCAAATAAAAAAATTGTAAAGCACAGGTTGTACAAATACATAATAATTCTGTTTCCTGCTGTATGTTATGCCTTTCTTCTGACCAATGAGTTTCACCGCCTGTTCTATAAGGAAGTTATATTTGGGATTAGGATGGTCAGGGGGCCTGTGTTCTGGATTCATACCGTTGAGTCGTATTTCTGCATTATTACCGGCACGGTTGTTCTGATAAACAGACTGAGAAAGGTTGAAAAGTCACTTGATAAAAAGGTTTTATTCGCCTTGTCGCTTTTTATTCCTCTCACCGCCAATATTCTTATGCTCGCAGACGTATTGCCCATCCGGGGCTTTGACGTGACCGCCCAGCTTTTGCTGGTGACTCTTGTCATTACGGGTGTGGTTGTTTACCAGAAAAAATTCCTTAACCTGATTCCCGTTGCGGCAAGGCATTTTATTGAAAACATGTCGGACGGGATAGTCATTATTGACAATGAAAACACTATAGTGGGGCTTAACGATGCGGTAAACTGGATAATGCCCGAACTGAAGCTGAATATTTATGATTCGGCTGTGAAACTGTCGGAATACATAAGAAACAGTGCTGACGGAGAAATGAGGGACAAGGTCGCCGATGCCATTGAGCTGCCGGCGGAAGCATGTCCCGTAAAAGGAAATCTGGAAATAGCAGGTGTTAATGTTTCAGTCGAAATCGGAGTTCTCAGGGGGTTCAACCAGTCTTTCAACGGCAAGATTGTCATTTTTGAGGACCGCAGCGAGGAGCATAAACTGCTGAATGAAATAAAAAACAAAAACATACTGCTGACACATGTAAACGAAAGGCTTTTGCAGGTAAACAAAATGCTTAGTGAGGCAAATCACCGGCTGGAACAGTATTCCCGCACGGCGGAAGAACTGGCGGTGGCGAGGGAGAGAAACCGGATGGGGCGCGAGGTGCATGATACCGTTGGACATACACTTACTCTGCTGATTGCAATGGCCGAAAACATAAGGTCGAAACTTCAGGATGAGCAGGAAGAATTAAAGAAAATGATTGATAAAAGCATAGAGATTTCAAAAGAAGCCTTGAACGATATCCGTAATTATCTTAAGGGGCAGTATGCGGGCTCATTTAAAAATACCGGGCTTGACGAATGGCTGAAAGACCTGTCCAATGACCATATTGCTTCAGGAGTAAAAATTGATGTTTCAATAGACGAAAGCTTATCGGAGATTGATACCGCCAGAGCCATGGCCATATACCGGATTTGCCAGGAGTCGGTCACAAATGCAATCCGCCATGGACATGCAAAAACGGTGAATATTATCATTAAATCGAATTCAGGCGGAATAAAACTCTATATTATTGACG
- a CDS encoding HAD family hydrolase, with protein sequence MIKSVIFDLGRVLLTFEPVEYLNKLYGNGEKARILYNAVFGSKTWLDLDRGTIDYEKAKRVMASEFANYAEDIDFLMDNWVEIMAPIEDNIAILKELRLKGFKLFLLSNFHREAYDRVSKKYDFFKLFDGIFISSHYGLLKPEREIFLTMLNKFLLAPSECIFIDDTQINVSAAEELGITGIVYTEPQRLRQKLEELKIL encoded by the coding sequence ATGATAAAATCGGTAATTTTTGATTTGGGACGGGTACTGTTGACTTTTGAACCGGTGGAGTACCTGAACAAACTTTACGGAAACGGGGAAAAAGCCAGAATACTTTATAATGCGGTATTTGGCAGCAAAACCTGGCTTGACCTGGACAGGGGAACGATTGATTATGAAAAGGCGAAGCGGGTAATGGCATCTGAATTTGCCAATTACGCTGAAGATATTGATTTTCTTATGGATAACTGGGTGGAAATAATGGCTCCGATTGAAGATAATATAGCAATTCTGAAAGAGCTGAGACTTAAAGGTTTCAAGCTGTTTCTGCTGTCCAATTTTCACAGGGAGGCATATGACAGGGTTTCTAAAAAATATGACTTTTTTAAATTATTCGACGGGATCTTCATATCATCGCATTACGGACTTCTGAAACCCGAACGGGAAATATTTCTCACGATGCTTAATAAGTTTTTGCTTGCTCCGTCGGAATGTATTTTTATAGACGATACTCAAATAAATGTTTCAGCTGCCGAAGAGCTGGGCATAACAGGAATTGTGTACACCGAACCGCAGAGGCTCAGACAGAAGTTGGAAGAACTTAAAATTTTGTGA
- a CDS encoding MotA/TolQ/ExbB proton channel family protein → MFDTLINIYEQVQGFGFYIIVTTFLIFVVAFIANLVIRRKYLVILDDLLDWHRKKEAVFRTDVLNKIVEEYKTTAKESYSEVNTQAIIEKNFNLHLRGLALGERFIKNTNTLLITLGLFGTFVGLTTAVAELAGIFTNLDFTELIENSGIQKLISHLIGSLEGMSTAFVTSLVGVGCSIILTILLTIFSAEEARENLMVHIEEYLDNTVAMVVSQDKETEYTMMNNILRETFMEFGDKIQASLKETVEQFGEKLTNVVMDVNVSSQTLDATVEKFDKSLANFASNMKDLNEFNVNMRNNIERMDVNFIKVAEALTKASDIVVANYNSIENFSKNIREAADEMTSYNRQLVSDISKLVSEISSTVQVVEKLAGAMDTNMQQHTRDLEIYQEHFTKVMTKINDELKDFGNLAANSFAETLNNAGTELSKQIKSSVEESLNGILQLLEQFRENQIHFAKTIASLPEQVLTYNQVAAARIDRQLAEIREMAAK, encoded by the coding sequence GTGTTCGATACCTTAATAAACATCTATGAGCAGGTACAGGGTTTTGGTTTTTACATAATAGTTACAACTTTTTTAATATTTGTAGTGGCTTTTATCGCAAATCTGGTGATCCGCAGAAAGTATCTTGTCATCCTTGATGACTTGCTCGACTGGCACAGAAAAAAAGAGGCAGTTTTTCGTACGGACGTACTGAACAAGATTGTTGAGGAATACAAAACAACAGCAAAGGAAAGCTACAGCGAGGTAAACACCCAGGCAATAATCGAAAAGAATTTCAACCTGCATTTAAGAGGACTTGCATTGGGCGAACGGTTCATAAAAAATACAAACACCCTTCTTATAACACTGGGATTATTTGGAACCTTTGTTGGTTTGACCACGGCTGTCGCAGAACTTGCCGGGATATTTACAAATCTGGATTTTACCGAACTTATAGAAAATTCAGGTATACAGAAACTTATAAGCCATCTTATCGGCTCTCTTGAGGGAATGTCAACGGCCTTTGTTACAAGCCTTGTAGGTGTGGGCTGTTCAATTATACTCACCATACTTCTTACAATATTCAGCGCCGAAGAAGCCCGGGAAAACCTGATGGTACATATTGAGGAATACCTCGACAACACTGTGGCAATGGTTGTGTCTCAGGATAAGGAAACCGAATATACCATGATGAACAACATTTTAAGGGAAACCTTCATGGAGTTCGGTGATAAAATTCAGGCTTCGCTGAAGGAAACCGTTGAGCAATTCGGTGAAAAACTCACCAATGTGGTCATGGACGTTAACGTCTCCAGCCAGACCCTTGATGCAACGGTTGAGAAATTCGACAAATCCCTTGCCAACTTTGCTTCAAATATGAAAGACCTTAATGAATTCAACGTCAATATGCGCAATAACATTGAAAGAATGGACGTAAATTTCATAAAAGTGGCTGAAGCTCTTACAAAGGCCTCAGACATTGTCGTGGCGAACTATAACAGCATTGAGAACTTCTCAAAGAACATCCGAGAAGCGGCCGACGAGATGACGTCATACAACCGCCAGCTTGTCAGCGATATCAGCAAGCTCGTAAGTGAAATATCCTCCACTGTACAGGTCGTGGAAAAGCTTGCCGGTGCGATGGACACCAACATGCAGCAGCATACAAGGGACTTGGAAATTTACCAGGAACATTTCACAAAAGTGATGACAAAAATAAACGACGAACTGAAGGATTTCGGAAACCTTGCCGCAAATTCCTTTGCCGAAACTTTGAATAATGCAGGTACCGAATTAAGCAAACAGATAAAGTCTTCTGTTGAGGAAAGTCTAAACGGCATACTGCAGCTTCTGGAACAGTTCCGTGAAAATCAGATACATTTCGCAAAAACCATAGCATCCCTTCCCGAACAGGTACTGACATATAATCAGGTTGCCGCTGCAAGGATAGACCGTCAGCTTGCCGAAATCAGGGAAATGGCAGCCAAATAA
- a CDS encoding OmpA family protein — translation MKVRNRNFRKPEAAQHFWPSFTDVMSTIVLVLFFLVFLAYFQQTFAVSVWTERLNRTKADLSAAEETLELKKKEITDKENALRLLQDEAERLRAEVEQGKRELTLSLEKLQEQERIIAQSNKELGELRGKLQSISVLRLNILEEVKKSIEDEIGTSTTPDGEPLVSIDNNANLIINNRLLFAKNSAEISTEGQALLSRFAVAFERILDDENIRDYIDAINIQGHADIDGSYQRNYELSCQRAYAVINTMFAKNPSLEKKYGAYFAATGFSEFRPIDPGTTEAAKSKNRRIQISITIKDTQVQKIIQEYLEESKIGN, via the coding sequence ATGAAGGTACGGAACCGAAATTTCAGAAAGCCTGAAGCTGCCCAGCATTTCTGGCCCTCATTTACCGATGTAATGTCCACAATAGTGCTGGTACTGTTTTTCCTTGTTTTTTTAGCCTATTTCCAGCAGACGTTCGCCGTTTCGGTCTGGACCGAAAGACTGAACCGGACCAAGGCCGATCTTTCGGCTGCCGAGGAGACATTGGAACTCAAAAAGAAGGAAATAACCGATAAGGAGAACGCGCTCAGGCTGCTCCAGGACGAAGCTGAAAGGCTCAGGGCCGAAGTGGAACAGGGAAAACGCGAACTGACGCTTTCCCTTGAAAAATTGCAGGAACAGGAAAGGATAATAGCTCAAAGCAACAAAGAACTGGGAGAGTTGAGGGGAAAACTTCAGAGTATTTCTGTTTTAAGGCTGAATATTCTTGAGGAGGTAAAAAAATCCATTGAAGACGAAATAGGAACATCCACCACTCCCGACGGCGAGCCGCTTGTATCCATTGACAACAATGCAAACCTTATTATTAACAACCGTCTTCTTTTCGCCAAAAACTCGGCTGAAATATCCACCGAGGGTCAGGCATTGTTAAGCCGTTTCGCCGTGGCATTTGAAAGAATACTCGATGACGAAAACATACGGGATTATATTGACGCAATTAACATTCAGGGGCATGCCGATATTGACGGGTCATACCAGAGAAATTACGAGCTTTCATGCCAGCGGGCATATGCCGTAATAAACACGATGTTTGCAAAAAACCCCAGCCTTGAGAAAAAGTACGGGGCGTATTTTGCAGCAACGGGTTTTTCGGAATTCCGGCCAATAGATCCCGGTACAACCGAAGCCGCTAAATCAAAAAACCGCCGTATTCAAATTTCTATAACAATCAAGGACACCCAGGTACAAAAAATAATTCAGGAATATCTTGAAGAATCCAAAATAGGCAATTAA
- a CDS encoding tetratricopeptide repeat protein, producing MDQKLLLDIRILKFQDYIRRKPERPFGYYGLGVQYLLSGTPRLADKMFMQALKKNPSYAPAKLGKLEVLLAENKFIAAAQYYRKNSDLFMRKKIYAKRIQKTVSGIYSLQSFSAYCRNFRSLFVFDEKIGALQKISGADKQNPVADILLSMYFLKKGRNDEKALTLFNICVGLAGINDRLRWDLIQALSKKEPSVARDIRLAGLFTAIPENAFGTDYANLLISCFMAQKDIDKVNHALSEFAKRNMTPSKKVMWEYINFCNSNNLWNSTLASFCKYLIESGWINGLLARTAIQLKSKGIIDEKDRMFKILSLYGYT from the coding sequence ATGGATCAGAAACTGCTTCTGGACATTCGTATTTTAAAATTCCAGGATTATATACGAAGAAAGCCTGAACGGCCTTTTGGTTATTACGGTCTTGGAGTTCAATACCTCCTTTCGGGTACGCCCCGTTTAGCGGATAAAATGTTCATGCAGGCCTTGAAAAAAAACCCTTCCTACGCTCCCGCAAAGCTGGGCAAACTTGAGGTATTGCTTGCTGAAAACAAATTTATCGCAGCCGCGCAGTATTACCGGAAAAACAGTGATCTCTTCATGAGGAAAAAAATATATGCAAAGCGAATACAAAAAACCGTCAGCGGTATATATTCCCTTCAGAGTTTTTCGGCTTACTGCAGGAATTTCCGTTCCCTTTTCGTCTTTGACGAAAAAATAGGAGCACTTCAGAAAATATCCGGTGCCGACAAGCAAAACCCGGTGGCCGACATTCTGCTTTCCATGTATTTTCTGAAAAAGGGAAGGAACGACGAGAAAGCTCTTACGCTCTTTAACATATGCGTAGGTCTTGCAGGCATTAATGACAGATTAAGATGGGATCTCATTCAGGCACTTTCTAAAAAAGAGCCTTCGGTAGCGAGAGACATCAGACTTGCAGGCCTTTTCACCGCAATACCCGAAAATGCCTTTGGAACCGATTATGCAAATCTTCTTATTTCGTGTTTTATGGCTCAAAAGGATATAGACAAGGTAAACCATGCGCTTTCAGAATTTGCAAAAAGAAACATGACCCCAAGCAAAAAAGTTATGTGGGAATATATAAATTTCTGCAACAGCAATAATCTCTGGAATTCAACACTGGCATCATTCTGCAAATATCTTATAGAAAGCGGGTGGATTAACGGTTTGCTTGCCCGAACGGCAATTCAGCTTAAAAGCAAAGGCATTATTGATGAAAAGGACAGGATGTTTAAAATCCTGTCCCTGTACGGATATACTTAA
- a CDS encoding M20/M25/M40 family metallo-hydrolase: MRIKIIPEGREKEMSNVGVNTERLVKTFCELVRTDSTSGNERQMADLIKKKLEEMGYRPEEDNAGETIGGNAGNVIVKVPGNTDAPPLLFMAHMDTVEPGKGKTPVISGDIIKSDGTTVLGGDDLAGCACILEAINVLNEQKVPHGDVYAVFSIAEETGLCGAKALDVFRVPAKYAFVLDEGGTIGTVAVKAPYHNKIRFIVRGKAAHAGVCPEEGINAVRAAARAVASLPFMGRIDEESTCNIGIIKGGRATNIVPDEVVLDGELRSISEEKLEKYTNEWVKSFRNSVEAEKALVEIEVKREYGGYSISEDHPIMGLLKKATAVLNLPLLPVKTGGGSDTNVLNTKGIPAVNLSVGMTNVHGTNEQISVSDMTRATELILEIIKANAGKEQKNE, encoded by the coding sequence TTGAGAATAAAAATTATTCCGGAAGGAAGGGAAAAAGAAATGAGTAATGTCGGCGTAAATACCGAAAGACTTGTGAAAACTTTCTGTGAGCTGGTCAGGACAGACAGTACCTCAGGAAACGAAAGACAAATGGCCGATCTGATAAAAAAGAAACTGGAAGAAATGGGATATCGGCCGGAGGAGGACAATGCCGGCGAAACAATCGGCGGAAACGCGGGCAATGTTATTGTAAAAGTCCCGGGCAATACCGATGCCCCGCCTTTACTCTTCATGGCGCATATGGATACTGTTGAACCGGGTAAGGGCAAAACGCCGGTAATCAGCGGGGATATTATTAAGAGTGACGGGACAACCGTTCTCGGCGGGGACGACCTCGCAGGCTGCGCCTGCATACTGGAAGCCATTAACGTGCTGAATGAACAAAAGGTGCCCCATGGCGATGTGTACGCCGTGTTTTCGATTGCCGAAGAAACCGGCCTGTGCGGGGCAAAGGCTCTTGACGTTTTCAGGGTACCTGCGAAGTACGCCTTTGTGCTGGATGAAGGCGGGACGATTGGCACCGTTGCGGTAAAGGCGCCGTACCATAACAAAATTCGGTTTATAGTCAGGGGAAAAGCCGCTCATGCGGGTGTTTGCCCCGAAGAGGGAATTAACGCCGTTCGTGCCGCAGCCAGGGCCGTTGCAAGCTTACCTTTTATGGGAAGAATCGATGAGGAAAGCACATGCAATATAGGTATAATCAAAGGAGGCCGGGCAACCAACATAGTTCCCGATGAGGTTGTTCTTGACGGGGAATTAAGAAGCATAAGCGAAGAAAAACTTGAAAAATATACAAACGAGTGGGTGAAGTCCTTCAGAAACAGTGTGGAAGCCGAAAAGGCGTTGGTTGAAATTGAAGTGAAAAGGGAATACGGAGGATACAGCATTTCGGAAGATCACCCGATCATGGGGCTTTTGAAAAAGGCGACTGCTGTTTTGAACCTTCCCTTGTTGCCGGTAAAAACCGGAGGTGGCAGTGATACTAACGTCCTGAACACAAAAGGGATTCCTGCGGTGAATCTGAGCGTGGGCATGACCAATGTACACGGAACGAATGAACAAATATCGGTTTCCGACATGACCAGGGCAACTGAATTAATCCTGGAAATTATAAAGGCAAATGCCGGCAAGGAACAGAAAAATGAATAA
- a CDS encoding dUTP diphosphatase, whose amino-acid sequence MKEIEVAVEICREGAKLPEYQNEWDSGMDVCAAEDVIIRPNETVIVPTGLKLAIPPGYEIQVRPRSGITLRTPLRISNSPGTIDAGYRDEVGIIITNTSAETGDSTEYYTVDSLGNKQGIYLIRKGDRIAQLVLQEVPRMRLKVVDSVAGIGTNRGGGFGSTGVNEREAKI is encoded by the coding sequence ATGAAGGAGATAGAAGTTGCGGTGGAAATATGTAGGGAAGGGGCAAAATTACCCGAATATCAGAACGAATGGGATTCCGGTATGGATGTATGTGCTGCCGAGGATGTGATAATAAGGCCTAATGAAACGGTCATTGTTCCTACAGGGCTTAAACTGGCAATCCCGCCGGGATATGAAATCCAGGTCCGTCCCCGCAGCGGGATCACACTGAGAACGCCGCTGCGCATATCAAATTCCCCCGGGACAATAGATGCGGGGTACAGAGACGAAGTCGGAATAATCATAACCAATACATCGGCTGAAACGGGCGACAGTACGGAATATTATACCGTTGACAGCTTGGGGAACAAACAGGGTATATATCTTATCAGAAAAGGTGACAGAATAGCTCAGCTGGTGCTTCAGGAAGTACCCAGAATGAGACTTAAGGTTGTTGATTCTGTTGCCGGTATAGGAACGAATCGCGGCGGTGGTTTTGGTTCTACCGGTGTAAACGAAAGAGAGGCAAAAATTTGA
- a CDS encoding DUF3656 domain-containing U32 family peptidase: MDEKIELLAPAGSPEAYKAAVAAGADAVYLGAKAFNARINANNFDNQTLSAVIKDAHVRGVKVYLTLNTLISDRELEEARKLASFAYNEGIDGIIVQDLGLINILRETAPGLPIHASTQMTIHNTDGVRAAQALGISRVVLARELSLAEIKEIVKKTGIEAEIFVHGALCICRSGQCLLSSFIGGRSGNRGRCAQPCRLPYRIEGLPTSGNYLLSPKDLMTLELLPDIIDTGVRALKIEGRMKSAEYVAATVMIYRKYVDLALSDRESYKVEPEDIRLLEQVFSRGGFTTGYLDGKDKKLISIEHPKHWGVRAGTVVRLKGEVKKSFYTDRENTLVGVKLDEEVNIGDGIEIWDGGILSTVVSVMLRDGKHVKSALPGSTVLLGNFRRDARPGSPVYKTSDRKLMEFLSGFASKNVPTVPVKGEFRLFKGEKPLLVVTDYSQNTVSIEGNEPCQEALKKPLTGDRICEQLKKTGDTPYYFDDVRVLTDNKSFIPVSVVNEMRRKALTELSKKRESMTERRFIPENTYFPGNAMYLSYERKISLMFYKTPPELPPGSITADRVYIRPEHTDAIERFQNEGIEVYAAIPAVLTDRQMDMYMKRIHLMKKRPDGILVGNLGALHRVREEFPDIPVVLDYTMNIFNLPAIALISRYRPSGIMPSLELNFEALRDMESCDIPMEAYVYGSIPVMTLEYCPASNNGDCGQKCGVCGNKQGYLTDHTGRRFMYITDPELGRTTVYNSSIMMMDDLTGFENTGVKILRIGIMDERPDEITNICNYYRELWVNRKTKASRDLLFLKNKSLTHGHYYRGVE, encoded by the coding sequence ATGGATGAAAAAATAGAGCTTCTTGCTCCGGCGGGCAGTCCTGAGGCGTATAAAGCCGCGGTTGCGGCAGGCGCGGATGCGGTATACCTCGGGGCGAAAGCATTTAATGCAAGAATTAATGCGAATAATTTTGACAACCAGACTCTTTCTGCGGTAATAAAAGACGCTCATGTCCGGGGCGTGAAGGTATACCTTACGTTAAACACTTTAATATCGGACAGAGAGTTGGAAGAAGCCCGAAAGTTGGCTTCTTTTGCGTATAATGAGGGGATTGACGGGATTATAGTGCAGGATCTGGGGCTTATTAATATTTTGAGGGAAACAGCCCCGGGTCTGCCCATTCATGCCAGCACACAGATGACAATTCACAATACGGACGGCGTAAGGGCAGCGCAGGCTCTTGGTATCAGCCGCGTTGTGCTGGCAAGGGAGCTGAGCCTTGCTGAGATAAAGGAAATAGTAAAAAAAACCGGCATTGAGGCTGAAATCTTCGTGCATGGCGCCCTGTGCATCTGCCGGTCAGGTCAATGCCTGTTAAGCAGTTTCATCGGCGGAAGGAGCGGAAACAGGGGAAGATGTGCCCAGCCATGCCGGCTGCCCTACAGAATTGAAGGATTACCCACTTCCGGCAATTACCTTTTGAGCCCGAAAGATCTTATGACGCTGGAATTACTGCCCGACATTATAGATACCGGTGTCAGGGCCCTTAAAATAGAAGGCAGGATGAAGTCAGCCGAATATGTGGCTGCGACGGTTATGATATACAGAAAGTACGTTGATCTTGCCCTGTCGGACAGGGAGTCATACAAGGTTGAGCCGGAGGATATTCGCCTGCTTGAACAGGTATTCAGCCGCGGAGGGTTTACGACGGGGTACCTTGACGGGAAGGATAAGAAACTTATCAGCATTGAGCATCCGAAACATTGGGGCGTCAGGGCAGGCACGGTTGTAAGGCTGAAAGGCGAAGTTAAAAAGAGTTTTTATACCGACAGGGAAAATACTCTCGTAGGTGTAAAGCTTGATGAGGAGGTAAATATCGGGGACGGTATTGAGATATGGGACGGGGGTATTTTATCCACCGTAGTCAGTGTCATGCTGCGGGACGGAAAACATGTAAAAAGCGCCCTGCCCGGGAGTACCGTCCTTTTGGGGAATTTCAGGCGTGATGCGCGCCCGGGCAGCCCCGTTTACAAAACTTCGGACAGAAAACTTATGGAATTTTTGTCCGGATTCGCATCGAAAAACGTACCAACGGTGCCTGTAAAAGGTGAGTTCCGGCTTTTTAAGGGTGAAAAGCCTTTGCTTGTCGTTACCGATTACAGCCAAAATACGGTCAGCATAGAGGGGAACGAGCCTTGCCAGGAAGCATTAAAAAAACCTTTAACCGGAGATCGGATTTGTGAACAGCTGAAAAAAACGGGCGACACTCCTTATTATTTCGATGATGTTCGGGTACTGACAGATAACAAATCCTTTATTCCCGTCTCTGTAGTGAATGAAATGAGGCGAAAGGCGCTGACGGAGTTGTCAAAAAAGCGGGAAAGCATGACAGAAAGGCGCTTTATACCCGAAAATACGTATTTTCCGGGAAATGCCATGTATTTGTCTTATGAAAGAAAAATAAGCCTGATGTTTTATAAAACCCCGCCTGAATTACCGCCCGGAAGCATAACCGCCGACAGGGTATACATCAGGCCGGAGCATACCGATGCCATTGAGCGGTTTCAGAATGAAGGAATAGAGGTATATGCAGCGATACCGGCGGTACTGACCGACAGGCAGATGGATATGTATATGAAAAGGATTCATTTAATGAAAAAACGCCCTGACGGAATCCTTGTAGGCAATCTGGGAGCGCTTCACCGCGTCAGGGAGGAGTTTCCTGATATTCCTGTTGTTCTGGATTATACGATGAATATTTTCAATTTGCCGGCAATAGCTTTAATAAGCAGATACAGGCCGTCGGGGATAATGCCATCGCTGGAACTGAATTTTGAAGCGCTGAGGGATATGGAATCCTGCGATATTCCGATGGAGGCTTATGTGTACGGGTCGATACCCGTTATGACGCTGGAATACTGCCCGGCAAGCAATAATGGGGACTGCGGGCAAAAATGCGGTGTATGCGGCAACAAACAGGGGTATTTGACAGATCATACCGGCAGGCGCTTTATGTATATCACCGATCCCGAACTTGGAAGGACAACGGTTTATAACAGCAGTATAATGATGATGGACGATCTAACCGGTTTTGAAAATACCGGCGTAAAAATCCTGAGGATTGGTATAATGGATGAAAGGCCGGACGAAATAACGAATATATGCAATTATTACAGGGAATTGTGGGTTAACCGAAAAACAAAGGCTTCCCGGGATTTATTGTTTTTGAAAAACAAAAGCCTTACACATGGTCATTATTACCGGGGAGTGGAATAG
- the zapA gene encoding cell division protein ZapA, protein MAGKNKVNVRIAGNEYTVCGYESPEYMQRVALYVDQKVTEIMKANQALSTSMASILSAINVVDDMFKLAEAKDALEKELESVKKELQQVKQERDMLSQQLQKANEENKHLLLELTRCETELSEVRNSLAKATGETPPKPRLHNVK, encoded by the coding sequence ATGGCCGGCAAGAACAAGGTTAATGTTCGTATTGCGGGGAATGAATATACCGTATGTGGCTATGAATCTCCCGAATACATGCAGCGGGTTGCGTTATACGTAGATCAGAAGGTTACCGAGATCATGAAGGCAAATCAGGCTTTAAGCACATCAATGGCTTCAATTTTAAGCGCGATAAATGTAGTTGACGACATGTTCAAGCTTGCCGAAGCCAAAGATGCTTTGGAAAAGGAACTGGAAAGCGTGAAAAAGGAGCTGCAGCAGGTAAAACAGGAGAGGGACATGCTGTCTCAGCAACTTCAGAAAGCCAATGAAGAAAACAAACATCTTTTGCTTGAACTTACAAGATGCGAAACTGAACTTTCGGAAGTAAGGAATTCTCTTGCGAAAGCCACAGGAGAGACTCCCCCCAAGCCAAGGCTGCATAACGTAAAATAA